The Lycium barbarum isolate Lr01 chromosome 12, ASM1917538v2, whole genome shotgun sequence genome includes a region encoding these proteins:
- the LOC132624519 gene encoding receptor-like protein kinase has product MKSKTNFLFPLVVSILHHFLVLSATAEVSLKTDEASLLALKSYVTSDTYDVLTSNWTLTTSVCNWIGVTCSSRHQRVIVLDISNMGLIGTIPPQLGNLSFLVSLDISSNGFHGILPRKFANLHRFEFINGTSNMFTGDIPSWFSLLPELQHLHLAFNSFTGIIPPAIYNASKLESLVLGFNQLQGEIPNEIGNLQNLTWLSLGSNQLTSLVPLSLFNISSLQRLVLMNNSLSGNLPVDICSNLPELTVLALSDNEFDGQIPSGIDKCSKLQILSLSFNKFSGVIPRKIGKLNMLSILYLGRNDLEDEILEEIGNLRNLEIFYAQNCSLSGPLPSSISKLTSLQLLNLYGNKLSGTLPRDLCLNMSVLRAMDLGNNLFSGRIPKEFENCTSLSDLFLRENNLIGELPREIGNLFNLGRLDLHYNFLTGPIPSTIFNMSNIRGISFLGNFFTGSLPPDKGLGLPNLEELYLGYNNLTGSIPHSLSNASNIFRLGIGYNNFSGPFPRSFGNLRHLEYLNVNDNHFTKEPSSQELIFFNSLTNCRHLRQLWIGYNPLNGNLPASVGNLSSSLD; this is encoded by the exons ATGAAGAGCAAAACCAATTTCCTTTTCCCTCTTGTAGTTTCAATATTGCATCATTTTCTGGTATTATCAGCGACAGCAGAAGTCAGTCTCAAAACTGATGAAGCTTCTCTACTTGCTTTGAAATCCTATGTCACTTCTGATACTTATGATGTCTTGACAAGCAACTGGACCTTAACTACTTCTGTTTGCAACTGGATTGGAGTCACATGCAGCTCTCGCCATCAAAGAGTCATAGTCTTGGATATATCCAACATGGGACTAATAGGCACCATCCCTCCTCAGTTGGGAAATCTGTCCTTTCTGGTTTCTCTCGATATCAGTAGCAACGGTTTCCATGGAATTCTGCCTCGAAAGTTCGCTAATCTGCACAGATTCGAGTTTATAAATGGCACTTCTAATATGTTCACTGGAGATATTCCCTCATGGTTCTCTCTTTTGCCAGAACTCCAGCACTTGCATCTGGCGTTTAACAGTTTCACAGGTATTATTCCACCGGCCATTTATAATGCTTCCAAGCTTGAGAGTTTAGTTTTGGGATTTAATCAGTTACAAGGGGAAATTCCAAATGAAATTGGTAATCTTCAGAACTTGACATGGTTGAGCTTGGGATCAAATCAGCTAACAAGCCTTGTACCACTTAGCCTGTTCAACATTTCATCGTTACAACGTCTGGTTCTGATGAACAATAGTTTGTCTGGAAACCTTCCTGTCGATATATGCTCCAATCTCCCAGAACTTACAGTGCTTGCTCTTTCTGACAATGAATTTGATGGTCAAATTCCTTCGGGCATTGACAAATGCTCAAAGCTTCAAATTTTGTCACTGTCATTCAATAAGTTCAGTGGAGTGATACCTCGAAAGATTGGGAAGTTGAATATGCTGTCTATTTTATATCTTGGTCGCAATGATTTGGAAG ATGAAATTCTAGAAGAGATTGGAAATCTTCGTAATCTAGAGATATTCTATGCACAGAACTGTAGCCTAAGTGGTCCTTTACCATCTTCTATAAGTAAATTAACTTCACTTCAGTTGCTCAACCTTTATGGCAATAAGCTCTCTGGCACATTGCCCCGGGATTTATGTTTGAACATGTCTGTTCTCCGAGCAATGGATCTTGGGAATAATCTATTCAGTGGAAGAATTCCAAAAGAATTTGAAAACTGCACTTCACTTTCTGACCTCTTCCTAAGAGAGAACAACCTAATAG GTGAGTTACCTAGGGAGATTGGTAATCTTTTCAATTTGGGAAGATTAGATCTGCATTACAATTTCTTAACAGGTCCTATTCCATCTACAATATTTAACATGTCAAACATAAGGGGGATTTCATTTTTGGGAAACTTCTTTACTGGAAGTCTTCCACCAGATAAAGGACTTGGTCTTCCTAATCTTGAAGAACTTTATCTTGGATACAATAACCTTACTGGATCCATCCCTCATTCTCTTTCAAATGCTTCAAACATTTTCCGGCTGGGAATTGGATATAATAACTTTTCTGGTCCTTTTCCAAGGTCATTTGGTAATCTAAGACATTTAGAGTACCTAAACGTGAACGACAATCATTTCACAAAAGAACCTTCATCTCAAGAGTTGATTTTCTTCAATTCCTTGACAAATTGCAGACATTTAAGACAACTGTGGATAGGTTATAATCCACTCAATGGAAATCTGCCGGCTTCTGTTGGAAATCTCTCAAGTTCTCTTGACTAA
- the LOC132621901 gene encoding probable LRR receptor-like serine/threonine-protein kinase At3g47570 — MQNMAELSFAENRLEGPIPESFGNMVALESLDLSHNKLSGVILKSLVALSNLNYLNVSYNRLSGEIPIEGPFSNFSYDSFLSNEALCGASRLQIPACRSSSPHRKRKKKVLLIVLISLVAASIIMLSVTLTVFLVIRSRKRKTIIATHQADSSPATIHGRVSYHDLQQATNGFSPNNLLGSGSYGSVYKATFESSIVAVKVFNLQTEGAFKSFDTECEVLRNLHHRNLTKVINSCSRVDFKALVLEYMPNGSLDDWLHSANCSLDIM; from the coding sequence ATGCAAAATATGGCTGAACTTTCTTTTGCAGAAAATAGACTAGAAGGACCTATTCCAGAGTCATTCGGGAATATGGTCGCCTTGGAATCATTGGACTTGTCTCATAACAAGCTATCTGGTGTCATTCTCAAATCATTGGTAGCTCTTTCAAATCTGAACTATCTCAACGTATCTTACAACAGATTGAGTGGTGAAATTCCAATTGAAGGTCCTTTTTCGAACTTCTCTTATGATTCATTCCTTTCAAATGAGGCATTATGTGGTGCTTCTAGGTTGCAGATACCAGCATGTAGGTCTAGTTCTCCTCataggaaaagaaaaaagaaggtgCTTCTTATTGTGCTGATCTCACTGGTGGCTGCTTCAATAATAATGCTCTCAGTCACGCTCACCGTCTTTTTGGTGATTAGAAGTCGAAAGAGGAAAACAATAATTGCTACTCATCAGGCGGATTCTTCTCCAGCCACAATACATGGAAGAGTTTCATACCATGACCTTCAACAAGCAACCAATGGATTCAGTCCGAACAACTTGCTCGGATCTGGAAGTTATGGATCTGTTTACAAAGCAACATTTGAGAGTTCTATAGTGGCCGTTAAGGTATTCAACTTGCAAACAGAAGGTGCATTCAAGAGCTTTGACACAGAATGTGAAGTCTTGCGCAACCTTCATCACAGAAATCTGACCAAAGTCATTAATAGTTGCTCCAGAGTTGATTTCAAAGCCTTGGTATTAGAGTACATGCCTAATGGAAGCCTAGATGATTGGCTTCATTCTGCAAATTGTTCCTTAGATATCATGTAG
- the LOC132621902 gene encoding probable LRR receptor-like serine/threonine-protein kinase At3g47570 has translation MIDVGSALAYLHQGYFVPVVHCDLKPSNVLLDEDMVAHVSDFGVAKLLGVGESIAQTKTLATFGYIAPGNIHVNMLHSSFKFQPCERCHILWTSCFIFNVEFGLVSTRCDIYSCGIMLMGTFTRKKPTDEMFAENSSLKGWIRRSCPHAMDEIVDPELMIPEEKNKTGKVQCLSSIMELALRCTADLPEERMNIKHVPAQLKNIITMLENVIMH, from the coding sequence ATGATTGATGTGGGATCAGCATTAGCCTATCTCCATCAAGGCTATTTTGTTCCCGTTGTTCACTGTGATCTAAAGCCAAGCAATGTCTTGCTCGATGAAGATATGGTTGCGCATGTGAGTGACTTCGGCGTAGCAAAGTTATTAGGGGTAGGAGAAAGTATTGCACAGACCAAAACACTTGCAACCTTTGGGTACATTGCACCAGGTAACATTCATGTCAACATGCTTCATTCCTCCTTCAAATTTCAACCATGTGAAAGATGCCATATTCTCTGGACATCTTGTTTTATTTTCAATGTAGAGTTTGGATTGGTCTCTACAAGGTGCGACATTTATAGCTGTGGTATCATGTTGATGGGAACTTTTACGAGAAAGAAGCCAACAGATGAAATGTTTGCTGAAAATTCAAGCTTGAAGGGGTGGATAAGACGATCATGTCCACACGCAATGGATGAGATAGTAGACCCTGAGCTAATGATACCAGAGGAAAAGAACAAAACAGGAAAAGTTCAGTGCTTATCATCCATCATGGAATTAGCTCTGAGGTGCACTGCAGACTTGCCAGAGGAAAGAATGAATATCAAACATGTTCCTGCTCAACTGAAGAACATCATAACTATGTTGGAAAATGTAATAATGCACTAA